A genomic stretch from Lathyrus oleraceus cultivar Zhongwan6 chromosome 2, CAAS_Psat_ZW6_1.0, whole genome shotgun sequence includes:
- the LOC127122573 gene encoding uncharacterized protein LOC127122573, translating to MGHHVFLPTSHAWRSNKRSFNGRKELRSAPSLLKGTEIIETLKDFENEFGKKKKKKRDGPWKKKSIFFELPYWDENTLRHNLDVMHIEKNIFDNIIGTLLDIPGKTKDHVNARYDLKDMGIRKKLHPKEISGGRAVIAKSCFSMSEHEKTIFCSVLKASKFPDGTASNISKCVHISNKKVFGYKSHDTHFMLHYLLQVAVRGTFPNVVAEPLIHLGSFFRALCRKVIQEKDLNFLEVEIADILYQMEMIFPPSFFDIMVHLPIHLANEVRLGGSIQFRWMYPTERNLCGKKNGKPFFLDSATKAQAHRYVLFNCDEVNTFIREHDDIVSSQTKGRRWVKAKTQSHDFSEWFKTRALKDDVSIQLQDFSRGPCDTAKRFLSYLINGYRFHTMKRDARRKTQNSDVTLVSLTPSFASSKNENPKIEAVTYYGAIGDIIELDYYSQFSFVLFKCDCFEVKEDKYGLTCVYFNKKSYQNDSFVLPSQVHQSFYVQDPLDASRQYVMKTDPRDLYSMGDLSDSMVQESYQSDHFDGELNWVREDIPGIIVDKPPPFMQETIYEDDSDFDNTVLDQ from the exons agagatggTCCATGGAAGAAGAAGTCAATATTTTTTGAGTTACCTTATTGGGATGAGAATACATTACGTCATAATCTTGATGTGATGCACattgaaaaaaatatatttgataaTATTATTGGGACTCTTTTAGACATACCAGGGAAGACAAAAGATCATGTTAATGCTCGTTATGATTTGAAAGATATGGGAATTAGAAAGAAGCTTCATCCAAAAGAGATTAGTGGAGGTCGTGCAGTGATTGCAAAATCTTGTTTTTCAATGAGTGAACATGAAAAGACTATTTTTTGCAGTGTTTTGAAGGCTTCCAAATTTCCAGATGGGACTGCATCAAACATTTCAAAGTGTGTGCATATTAGTAATAAGAAAGTATTTGGCTACAAGAGTCATGACACACATTTCATGTTACATTACTTATTACAAGTAGCAGTAAGAGGAACCTTCCCAAATGTAGTGGCTGAACCTCTAATTCACTTAGGGTCATTTTTTCGCGCTTTGTGTAGAAAAGTTATCCAAGAGAAAGATTTGAATTTCTTAGAAGTTGAGATCGCAGATATTCTCTATCAAATGGAGATGATTTTTCCTCCAAGTTTTTTTGATATAATGGTTCATCTTCCTATTCATTTGGCAAATGAAGTTAGATTGGGCGGTTCGATTCAATTTCGATGGATGTATCCCACTGAAAGAAACTTAT GTGGGAAGAAAAATGGTAAACCATTTTTTCTAGATTCAGCTACAAAAGCCCAAGCCCATCGATACGTTTTGTTCAATTGTGATGAAGTTAACACATTCATCAG GGAGCATGATGATATTGTCAGTAGTCAAACTAAAGGACGTAGGTGGGTCAAGGCCAAAACCCAAAGTCACGATTTTAGTGAATGGTTTAAAACTCGAGCCTTGAaagatgatgtatcaattcaGCTACAAGATTTCTCTAGAGGTCCATGTGATACAGCAAAGAGGTTTTTAAGTTACCTCATTAATGGATATAGATTCCATACAATGAAACGAGATGCAAGACGCAAAACTCAAAATTCAGATGTAACTTTGGTTTCATTGACTCCAAGTTTTGCAAGCTCTAAGAATGAAAATCCTAAGATAGAAGCTGTCACTTATTATGGAGCAATTGGAGATATAATTGAGTTAGACTATTACTCTCAATTCAGCTTTGTGTTGTTTAAATGTGATTGTTTCGAGGTAAAAGAAGACAAATATGGGCTTACTTGTGTATATTTCAACAAAAAAAGTTACCAAAATGATTCTTTTGTTCTGCCATCTCAAGTGCATCAAAGTTTCTATGTCCAAGATCCACTTGATGCAAGCAGACAATATGTCATGAAAACAGATCCTAGAGATTTATATAGTATGGGTGACCTATCAGATTCAATGGTCCAAGAATCTTATCAAAGTGATCATTTTGATGGTGAACTTAATTGGGTTAGGGAAGATATACCTGGAATAATTGTTGATAAGCCTCCACCTTTTATGCAAGAGACAATATATGAAGATGATTCTGATTTTGACAATACTGTGTTAGACCAGTAA